The following proteins are co-located in the Robbsia betulipollinis genome:
- a CDS encoding RnfH family protein translates to MHVQVCYMTPSVQALIDVELPPGATLAEAIRASGLCARHPEIDLSTQKVGVHGKVRALDERLAAHDRVEICRPLTVDPKLARARRVAKARKGGSVEGRKWANREYR, encoded by the coding sequence ATGCACGTGCAGGTCTGTTATATGACGCCGTCCGTGCAGGCCTTGATCGACGTCGAACTGCCCCCGGGTGCGACGCTCGCCGAGGCGATTCGCGCGAGCGGACTGTGCGCGCGTCATCCCGAAATCGACCTGAGCACGCAGAAAGTGGGTGTGCACGGCAAGGTGCGGGCGCTCGACGAGCGCCTCGCCGCGCACGACCGCGTCGAAATCTGCCGCCCGCTGACCGTCGATCCGAAACTCGCGCGTGCGCGGCGGGTCGCCAAGGCGCGCAAGGGCGGTTCGGTGGAAGGCCGCAAATGGGCGAACCGGGAATATCGTTAG
- a CDS encoding type II toxin-antitoxin system RatA family toxin, with translation MADVQKTLLIRHSAEQMYDLVTDVADYPNFLPWCGGVEIQHQDETSMDVRIAINFKGLKQHFATHNVQERPTRIDMQFAEGPFKNFSGSWRFTPLREDACKIEFALHYEFANFFVEKIIGPVFSIIANTFVDSFVKRAGVRYAKPG, from the coding sequence ATGGCCGACGTCCAGAAAACGCTTCTCATCCGACACTCTGCCGAGCAGATGTACGACCTCGTCACCGACGTGGCCGATTACCCCAATTTCCTTCCCTGGTGCGGGGGCGTCGAGATTCAGCACCAGGACGAGACGAGCATGGATGTGCGCATCGCCATCAATTTCAAGGGCCTGAAGCAGCATTTCGCCACGCACAACGTACAGGAACGACCCACCCGGATCGACATGCAGTTCGCCGAGGGCCCCTTCAAGAATTTCAGCGGCAGCTGGCGTTTCACGCCGTTGCGCGAGGACGCCTGCAAGATCGAATTCGCGCTGCACTATGAATTCGCCAACTTCTTCGTCGAGAAGATCATCGGCCCGGTGTTCAGCATCATCGCCAACACCTTCGTCGATTCCTTCGTCAAGCGCGCCGGGGTGCGATATGCCAAACCCGGCTGA
- the smpB gene encoding SsrA-binding protein SmpB yields the protein MSIADNKRAHFDYFIEERYEAGIVLEGWEVKAIRAGRAQIKEGYVVIRAGELFLIGAHISPLGSASTHIHPDATRTRKLLLHAAEIRKLIGKVEQKGYTMVPLNFHYARGLVKCEIGLAKGKKQHDKRQTEKDRDWNREKARVLRVSS from the coding sequence ATGAGCATCGCAGACAACAAACGCGCCCACTTCGACTATTTCATCGAGGAGCGCTACGAGGCCGGCATCGTGCTCGAGGGATGGGAGGTGAAGGCGATCCGTGCCGGACGCGCGCAGATCAAGGAAGGCTACGTAGTGATCCGCGCCGGCGAGCTGTTCCTGATCGGCGCGCACATCAGCCCGCTCGGCTCGGCGTCCACGCACATTCACCCCGATGCGACCCGCACGCGCAAGCTCCTGCTGCATGCGGCGGAGATCCGCAAGCTGATCGGCAAGGTCGAGCAGAAGGGCTATACGATGGTGCCGCTCAATTTCCACTACGCGCGCGGGCTGGTGAAGTGCGAGATCGGCCTGGCGAAGGGCAAGAAGCAGCACGACAAGCGGCAGACGGAGAAGGATCGGGACTGGAACCGCGAAAAGGCGCGTGTGCTGCGGGTGTCGTCCTGA